A window from Hemicordylus capensis ecotype Gifberg chromosome 2, rHemCap1.1.pri, whole genome shotgun sequence encodes these proteins:
- the RABL3 gene encoding rab-like protein 3: MAALERVKVLVLGDSGVGKSSLVHLLCHNQMLGNPSWTVGCSVDVRIHDYKEGTPEEKTYYVELWDVGGSVGSASSVKSTRVVFYNSVNGIILVHDLTNKKSSQNLYRWSLEALNRDAAPSGVVVTNGDYDREQFADSQIPLLVIGTKLDQIPETKRNDVLTRTAFLAEDFSAEEINLDCTNPRYLAAGSSNAVKLSRFFDKVIEKRHFLRDGNQIPGFAERKRFGGAFVKSLHYD, from the exons ATGGCTGCCTTGGAAAGGGTGAAGGTGTTGGTGCTGGGCGACTCAG GTGTGGGCAAATCATCACTTGTCCACCTGTTGTGTCACAATCAGATGTTGGGAAACCCATCTTGGACAGTGGGATGCTCCGTTGATGTCCGA ATTCATGACTACAAAGAAGGAACTCCAGAAGAGAAGACCTACTACGTAGAGTTATGGGATGTTGGCGGCTCAGTGGGCAGTGCCAGTAGTGTGAAAAGTACACGTGTTGTATTCTACAATTCAGTTAATG GCATAATTTTAGTTCATGACTTAACCAATAAGAAGTCTTCCCAGAACTTGTATCGATGGTCTTTGGAAGCACTCAACAGAGATGCGGCTCCATCTGGAGTTGTGGTGACAAATGG GGACTATGACCGCGAACAGTTTGCTGACAGCCAGATTCCTCTGCTCGTCATCGGGACCAAGCTGGACCAGATCCCAGAAACAAAGCGCAATGACGTCTTGACCAGAACTGCTTTTCTTGCTGAGGATTTCAGTGCAGAAGAAATTAATCTG GACTGCACCAATCCTCGCTACCTGGCTGCAGGCTCTTCCAATGCTGTCAAGCTCAGTAGATTCTTTGATAAG GTCATCGAGAAGAGACACTTTTTACGGGATGGTAACCAG ATTCCTGGCTTCGCAGAGAGGAAGCGATTTGGAGGTGCCTTTGTAAAGAGTCTTCACTATGATTGA